A window of Rhododendron vialii isolate Sample 1 chromosome 11a, ASM3025357v1 contains these coding sequences:
- the LOC131306900 gene encoding probable transcription factor At1g61730, with product MAKKKQLFGEDDEITILKGMIGFKSARGVEPGSDMKGFLKFVKKSLRFLGATKTQLYEKMRRLRQKYKNTVMRGEKDGKGHPVFSSAHEAKAFDLSKQIWGNVGGNGVGSGRAKVNASGGEKRKVGGFCGSVGGLSLGEKIVKDGLGLISDSNKVELEGKWKKLRVEETELYSKKLGLICEQMEAVLEGNIAIEIFCSLYFEVFTYLFLHIFSASMPAWSFSVDYILESELSFGLSSTPM from the exons ATGGCAAAGAAGAAACAGTTGTTTGGTGAAGATGATGAGATTACTATTTTGAAGGGGATGATTGGGTTCAAGTCGGCGAGAGGGGTCGAACCCGGGTCTGACATGAAGGGGTTCCTCAAATTCGTGAAGAAATCGCTGCGATTCTTGGGCGCTACAAAGACACAGCTGTACGAGAAGATGCGGAGGTTGAGGCAGAAGTACAAGAATACTGTGATGAGAGGGGAAAAAGACGGCAAGGGCCACCCAGTGTTTTCGAGTGCCCACGAGGCAAAAGCCTTCGACTTGTCCAAACAGATATGGGGGAATGTTGGAGGTAATGGTGTGGGAAGTGGAAGGGCAAAGGTTAATGCGAGT GGAGGAGAAAAGAGGAAGGTTGGTGGGTTTTGTGGAAGCGTTGGTGGGTTGAGTTTGGGAGAGAAGATTGTGAAGGATGGGTTGGGGTTGATTAGTGATTCTAATAAGGTGGAGTTGGAGGGGAAGTGGAAGAAGTTGAGGGTGGAGGAGACGGAGCTTTACTCGAAGAAGTTGGGCTTGATTTGCGAGCAAATGGAAGCGGTGCTAGAG GGAAACATTGCTATTGAGATCTTTTGCAgtctctattttgaagttttcactTATTTGTTTCTTCATATTTTCTCTGCTTCAATGCCTGCCTGGTCTTTCTCCGTCGATTACATTCTGGAATCAGAACTGTCGTTTGGGTTGTCGTCAACCCCAATGTGA
- the LOC131307720 gene encoding uncharacterized protein LOC131307720, which yields MHRVVPQLGTACIGCLTSMWSESEKLMWSKLSRIVPHTIRWQLLMAKRPHLYWTPCAAHCLDLMLEDIFKLPYLKTTWERAIKVHGYIYNRPTLLNMMRHFTQRKELIKPAKTRFATTCLTLQRVHQQKNNLRKMFTSGAWSKSKWAKEADCKKVAEIMLSPSFWNNVLLALRFACPLVKVLRLVDGEEKPAMGYIYEAMDRAKETIINTFGGDEDKYKTVFEIIDARWEVQLHQPLHAAGYYLNPAFFYKDGARMKADKEVRKGLVDCIERLVPTERMQDEILYQIALYEEEEGIFKKDMAIRQRVTRSPVEWWKLFDRETPELQKFAVKILSLTCSSSGCERNWSVFEHLHTKKRNKLDQKRLNDLVFVKYNRALRRRYMNRGKFDPISLKNIDESNEWLIEKLEDELVFEGEDLDWNVVAEASGVEQPSKVTRSTHKPTSSKKRSKASSFCADDWEEEEFDDTVSDEGEEEDVDGYRSNDDEEDEDIGDE from the exons ATGCATCGAGTCGTTCCACAACTGGGGACAGCATGTATAGGTTGCTTGACGAGTATGTGGAGCGAATCGGAGAAGCTAATGTGGTCCAAGTTGTCACGGATAGTGCCGCATACAATAAGATGGCAG TTGTTAATGGCAAAAAGACCACATTTGTATTGGACTCCATGTGCTGCCCATTGTTTGGATTTAATGTTAGAAGACATTTTCAAGTTGCCATATTTGAAGACGACATGGGAAAGGGCGATCAAGGTACACGGTTATATCTATAACCGTCCGACATTGTTGAACATGATGAGACACTTTACCCAAAGAAAAGAGTTGATTAAGCCAGCAAAGACTCGTTTTGCAACAACTTGTTTGACTTTACAAAGGGTTCATCAACAAAAGAATAACCTAAGAAAGATGTTCACATCAGGGGCTTGGAGTAAAAGCAAGTGGGCAAAGGAGGCGGATTGTAAAAAGGTAGCAGAAATAATGTTGTCGCCATCATTTTGGAACAATGTCTTGCTGGCCCTAAGATTTGCATGTCCTCTTGTTAAAGTACTTCGTTTGGTTGATGGTGAAGAAAAACCCGCAATGGGATACATCTACGAGGCCATGGATAGGGCCAAAGAAACTATTATAAACACGTTTGGCGGAGACGAAGACAAGTATAAAACTGTGTTTGAAATCATTGATGCGAGGTGGGAAGTGCAATTGCATCAACCTTTGCATGCAGCAGGCTACTATTTGAACCCTGCATTTTTTTACAAGGATGGTGCAAGGATGAAAGCTGATAAAGAGGTAAGGAAGGGTTTGGTGGATTGTATTGAAAGGCTGGTACCAACTGAGAGGATGCAAGATGAAATTCTTTATCAGATAGCATTatatgaggaggaggagggaatcTTCAAAAAGGACATGGCAATTAGGCAAAGAGTTACAAGGTCACCAG TTGAGTGGTGGAAGTTATTTGATCGTGAAACTCCTGAATTGCAAAAATTTGCCGTCAAGATCCTTAGCCTTACTTGCAGTTCATCCGGATGCGAGAGAAATTGGAGTGTGTTCGAACAT cttcacaccaaaaaaagaaataagctAGATCAAAAGCGCCTCAACGACTTGGTGTTTGTTAAGTACAATAGAGCATTGAGGCGTCGATATATGAACCGCGGTAAATTTGACCCGATTTCCTTGAAGAACATTGATGAGAGCAATGAATGgttgattgaaaaattggagGATGAGCTTGTATTTGAAGGtgaagatttggattggaatGTTGTTGCGGAGGCTAGTGGGGTAGAACAACCTAGCAAAGTAACTAGGTCAACTCATAAACCAACAAGTTCAAAGAAGCGTTCAAAAGCATCAAGTTTTTGTGCAGATGattgggaagaagaagaatttgatGACACTGTTTCAGatgaaggagaagaggaagatgtgGATGGATATCGGTcaaatgatgatgaagaagatgaagatattGGTGATGAGTGA